A single region of the Triticum dicoccoides isolate Atlit2015 ecotype Zavitan chromosome 2B, WEW_v2.0, whole genome shotgun sequence genome encodes:
- the LOC119361095 gene encoding ent-kaur-16-ene synthase, chloroplastic-like — protein MARWTVDRRCANVEEASAEENACLQNMEQKARIRKQLLEPEFLPSSYDTAWVAMVPLPGSPQVPCFPQCVECVLQNQQSNGSWGLVQVDSSINKDVLSSTLACVLALKRWNVGGEHIKRGLRFIGRNFFIVTNEQSVAPIGFNITFSGMLSLGMEMGLEFPVGQNDLDRILHLREVELKRLLGDKSDGRKEYMAYVAEGLGNLLDWNQVMKFQRKNGSLFNSPSTTAAALIHNFDDKALQYLNLFVSKFGGSVPTVYPTNIHCQLSLVDSLENIGISHHFSSEIRSILDVAYSFWLQRDEEIMLDVATCAMAFRLLRMNGYDVSSDDLYHVDASTFHNSLQGYLNDTKSILELYKASKVSVSENEFSLDNIGYWSGRLLTEKLLSDRAQTTEIFQEVEYALKFPFYATMERIGHKRNIEHFDVCGSQKLKTEHLPCRVSQDFLALAIEDFSFSQSIYQDELLHLESWAKGNRLDQLQFARQKLTYCYLAAAATIFPPELSDARMSWAKNGVLTTVVDDFFDVGGSKEEHENFITLVEKWDDHSKDEFCSEQVQILFYAIYTTVNQLGAVASAIQNRDVRKHLIELWLQLLRSMMSEAEWRMRKYVPTVEQYMSNAVVSFTLGPIVLTSLYFIGPKLSECIVQDQEYNELFRLTSTIGRLLNDIQGLERESREGNLDYVSLLVLHSGGSMSIETAKETIQKAIASCRKGLLKLVLMENTVVPRPCKELFWKMCKIVHLFYSQIDGFSSPNEMVSVVNAVINEPLKLQINNPPLPVQSEN, from the exons ATGGCTCGCTGGACCGTCGACCGCCGTTGTG CAAATGTGGAGGAGGCATCTGCCGAAGAAAATGCATGTCTGCAAAACATG GAGCAGAAGGCTAGAATAAGGAAGCAGCTCTTGGAACCTGAGTTTTTGCCATCTTCCTACGACACCGCGTGGGTGGCTATGGTGCCCTTGCCGGGCTCTCCTCAAGTTCCATGCTTTCCTCAATGTGTTGAATGTGTCCTACAAAATCAGCAGAGCAATGGATCTTGGGGTCTAGTCCAAGTGGACTCCTCCATCAACAAGGATGTCCTCTCATCCACATTGGCTTGTGTGCTCGCACTTAAGAGATGGAATGTTGGTGGTGAGCATATCAAAAGAG GACTACGTTTCATCGGAAGAAATTTCTTCATTGTTACAAATGAGCAGAGTGTTGCTCCTATAGGCTTCAATATCACGTTTTCGGGTATGCTTAGCCTTGGGATGGAGATGGGTTTGGAATTTCCGGTTGGACAAAATGATCTTGATAGGATTCTTCACCTCCGGGAGGTGGAACTGAAAAG ACTTCTTGGGGATAAATCTGATGGGAGAAAAGAATATATGGCTTATGTTGCTGAAGGGCTAGGAAACCTGCTGGACTGGAATCAAGTTATGAAGTTTCAGAGGAAGAATGGGTCGTTGTTCAACTCTCCTTCCACAACTGCTGCTGCACTAATCCACAATTTTGATGACAAAGCCCTACAGTACCTAAATTTGTTTGTCAGTAAATTTGGTGGTTCAG TGCCAACAGTTTATCCAACAAATATACATTGTCAGCTTTCATTGGTAGATTCTCTTGAAAACATCGGGATATCTCATCATTTTTCTAGTGAGATAAGGAGCATCCTGGACGTGGCATACAG TTTCTGGTTACAGAGAGATGAGGAAATCATGCTAGATGTAGCAACATGCGCAATGGCATTCCGTCTTTTGCGAATGAATGGATATGATGTTTCCTCGG ATGATCTGTATCATGTTGATGCATCCACCTTCCATAATTCACTTCAGGGATATTTAAATGATACAAAATCTATATTGGAattgtacaaagcttcaaaagtcaGTGTATCAGAAAATGAATTTAGCCTAGATAACATAGGCTACTGGTCAGGCAGGTTATTGACAGAAAAATTGCTCTCCGATCGGGCGCAAACTACGGAAATATTTCAAGAG GTTGAGTATGCTCTTAAATTTCCCTTTTATGCCACAATGGAACGTATAGGCCACAAGAGGAACATTGAACACTTTGATGTTTGTGGTTCTCAAAAGCTAAAGACAGAACATCT GCCATGTCGTGTCAGCCAAGATTTCCTGGCTTTGGCTATTGAAGATTTCAGTTTTTCTCAATCTATTTACCAGGATGAACTCCTGCATCTTGAAAG TTGGGCGAAAGGGAATCGGCTGGACCAATTACAGTTTGCACGGCAGAAGCTGACATATTGTTatcttgctgctgctgctactatatTTCCTCCTGAACTGTCTGATGCTCGCATGTCGTGGGCCAAAAATGGTGTGCTCACAACTGTTGTTGATGACTTCTTCGATGTTGGAGgatcaaaagaagaacatgaaaactTCATAACATTAGTTGAGAA GTGGGATGATCACTCCAAAGACGAGTTCTGCTCTGAGCAAGTGcaaatattgttttatgctatctaTACTACAGTCAATCAGCTTGGAGCAGTAGCTTCTGCAATACAAAACCGTGATGTTCGAAAGCACCTGATAGAATTA TGGCTACAGCTGTTGAGGTCTATGATGTCTGAGGCAGAATGGCGGATGAGAAAATATGTGCCAACAGTTGAGCAATACATGTCAAATGCAGTTGTTTCCTTCACACTGGGGCCCATTGTGCTCACATCATTGTACTTTATTGGGCCAAAGCTCTCGGAATGCATTGTCCAAGATCAAGAATACAACGAGTTGTTTAGGCTAACGAGCACTATTGGTCGTCTCCTCAATGATATCCAAGGCCTTGAG AGGGAGAGCAGGGAGGGAAACCTGGATTATGTCTCACTACTTGTTCTCCATAGTGGTGGTTCTATGTCAATTGAAACGGCTAAAGAGACGATACAGAAGGCCATAGCCTCATGTAGAAAAGGCTTGCTAAAGCTGGTTCTTATGGAAAATACAGTTGTTCCTAGGCCGTGCAAGGAGCTGTTCTGGAAGATGTGCAAGATAGTTCACTTGTTCTACTCCCAGATCGATGGCTTTAGCTCGCCAAACGAAATGGTGAGCGTGGTCAATGCAGTTATCAACGAGCCGCTAAAACTCCAAATCAACAATCCACCTTTGCCCGTGCAGTCAGAAAATTAA
- the LOC119368205 gene encoding 9-beta-pimara-7,15-diene oxidase-like, whose protein sequence is MYLRLGHVDTVVISSPAAAQEVLRDNNLTFASRPSLVATEILCYGNTDIGFAPYGAYWRMLRKICTVEVLSARKVRQFAPIRDSEILSLVRNVRAAARGGEPVNLGGLLVSCANTISAKATFGEGCDAELQEQFLTAMGVAMEYSGGFCVGDLFPSLRFVDVVTRVRRRLWRAHRVLDKIITRCEARRKEKESTATTGGGDDDLLSVMLRIKDEDGLEFPISTTNIKAIIGDMFTGGAETTSSAAEWIMSELMRYPEVKAKAQAEVRRTFDNKNPRDHESLIEELCYTRMVVKEGLRLHPVLPLLLPRVCRETCNVGGFEVTEGTRVMVNAWAIARSAEHWHDAEEFRPERFVDSTATDYAGTRYEYLPFGSGRRMCPGGHFAMATLELTVARLLYYFNWSLPNGIRPEELDMDMIVGATARRRNQLHLIAEPYNVPIDL, encoded by the exons ATGTACCTGCGGCTGGGCCACGTCGACACCGTCGTGATCTCCTCCCCGGCGGCGGCACAGGAGGTGCTCCGGGACAACAACCTCACCTTCGCGTCGCGGCCGAGCCTTGTGGCCACGGAGATCCTATGCTACGGGAACACTGACATCGGCTTTGCGCCATACGGCGCGTACTGGAGGATGCTGCGAAAGATCTGCACGGTGGAGGTCCTGAGCGCGCGGAAGGTGAGGCAGTTCGCGCCCATCAGGGATAGTGAGATCCTTTCCCTCGTTAGGAATGTCCGCGCTGCCGCCAGAGGCGGCGAGCCTGTAAATCTCGGCGGACTGCTGGTGTCGTGCGCAAACACGATCAGCGCAAAGGCGACGTTCGGTGAGGGATGCGATGCCGAGCTCCAGGAGCAGTTCTTGACTGCGATGGGCGTGGCAATGGAGTACAGCGGGGGGTTCTGCGTCGGGGACCTCTTCCCGTCCCTGCGGTTCGTGGATGTCGTCACTAGGGTGAGACGCCGGCTCTGGCGAGCGCACAGGGTCCTCGAC AAGATCATCACTAGGTGCGAGGCGCGGCGGAAGGAGAAGGAGTCAACGGCGACGACCGGCGGCGGAGATGATGACCTTCTGAGCGTCATGCTTAGGATCAAGGACGAGGATGGCCTTGAGTTCCCCATCAGCACCACAAACATCAAGGCAATCATAGGG GATATGTTCACTGGAGGGGCCGAGACAACATCATCAGCCGCGGAGTGGATCATGTCGGAGCTTATGCGGTACCCGGAGGTGAAGGCGAAGGCGCAGGCCGAGGTGCGACGAACATTCGACAACAAGAACCCACGAGACCACGAGAGCCTCATAGAGGAGCTGTGCTACACGAGGATGGTGGTGAAGGAGGGCTTGCGGCTGCACCCGGTGCTGCCGCTCCTGCTCCCACGTGTCTGCCGGGAGACCTGCAACGTCGGCGGATTCGAGGTCACGGAGGGCACCAGGGTCATGGTTAACGCGTGGGCGATAGCGAGGAGCGCCGAGCATTGGCACGACGCGGAGGAGTTTAGGCCGGAGAGGTTCGTGGATAGCACGGCGACAGACTACGCCGGCACGCGGTACGAGTACTTGCCGTTCGGCAGCGGGAGGAGGATGTGCCCTGGCGGCCACTTTGCGATGGCCACGCTGGAGCTCACTGTGGCACGGCTTCTCTACTACTTCAACTGGAGCCTCCCGAACGGTATTCGACCGGAGGAGCTCGACATGGACATGATCGTCGGCGCAACGGCAAGAAGAAGGAACCAACTGCACCTAATTGCGGAGCCCTATAATGTCCCAATCGATCTTTAA